A genomic segment from Tuwongella immobilis encodes:
- a CDS encoding methyltransferase regulatory domain-containing protein: protein MVEVATPGTSAKQNAYDEVPYESYPFTQAHPNRMATVATLFGLRPTPFTKCRVLELGSAAGGNLIPMALESPESEFVGIDLSARQIDDGKRLIEQLGLTNIKLISGSILDIDASYGQFDYVICHGVFSWVPNEVQDKILEIAGTMMTPQGVAYISYNTYPGWHMRGMIRDMMRYHSERFNSPKIRTRQARALLDFLSQSVKQEGSAYAALLKQEVETLRHQADHYLYHEHLEEINEPLYFHQFAERAGSKGLQYLGESRVGTMVLSNFGPDIEKTLRILATDQIMVEQYMDFLRNRMFRETLLVSNRVQPNWSVQPEVLRRFFVASAAAPVGDPGDLNSPDNISFKSPSGMSMATTQPLLKAAMVVLRKNWPQPIQFDKLREEARTLLGGNASTEQVAKDQQLLAVGLLNCYMGSDLIELHTHQPTFTREPGDKPIVSPLARLQAATGPAVTNRRHEVVRLNDLDRQIVPLLDGSMDRAAILDKLVTLAKSGVLTVQQDNNTLTDEARIREAMKGVVDPSLRGLAGHALLIA, encoded by the coding sequence ATGGTCGAAGTCGCCACCCCCGGAACCTCGGCAAAGCAAAACGCTTACGATGAGGTTCCCTACGAAAGCTACCCGTTCACGCAAGCTCATCCGAATCGGATGGCGACCGTGGCGACGCTGTTCGGATTGCGTCCCACCCCGTTCACCAAATGTCGCGTGCTGGAACTCGGCTCGGCGGCGGGTGGCAACCTGATTCCGATGGCCTTGGAATCGCCCGAAAGCGAATTCGTTGGCATCGATTTGTCCGCTCGGCAAATCGACGACGGCAAACGACTCATCGAACAGCTCGGCCTGACCAACATCAAGTTGATCTCGGGCAGCATTCTGGACATTGACGCCAGCTACGGCCAATTCGATTACGTCATTTGCCATGGCGTGTTTAGCTGGGTGCCCAACGAAGTTCAGGACAAGATTCTGGAAATCGCCGGCACCATGATGACTCCGCAAGGGGTTGCCTACATTAGCTACAACACCTATCCCGGTTGGCACATGCGCGGCATGATCCGCGATATGATGCGCTACCACTCCGAGCGATTCAACTCGCCGAAGATCCGCACTCGCCAAGCTCGGGCGCTGCTCGATTTCTTGTCGCAATCGGTCAAGCAAGAAGGCTCGGCCTATGCGGCCCTGCTCAAGCAAGAAGTCGAAACCCTGCGTCACCAAGCCGACCACTACCTGTACCACGAGCATCTGGAAGAAATCAACGAACCATTGTACTTCCATCAATTCGCGGAACGGGCCGGCTCCAAGGGGCTGCAATATCTGGGCGAATCTCGCGTGGGCACGATGGTGCTCTCCAACTTCGGCCCGGATATCGAAAAGACGCTCCGCATTCTGGCCACCGACCAAATCATGGTCGAACAATACATGGACTTCCTGCGAAACCGCATGTTCCGCGAAACGCTGTTGGTCTCCAATCGCGTTCAACCGAACTGGTCGGTCCAGCCGGAAGTGCTGCGTCGCTTCTTCGTCGCGTCGGCGGCGGCTCCGGTGGGCGATCCCGGCGATCTGAACAGCCCGGATAACATTTCGTTCAAGTCGCCCAGTGGCATGTCGATGGCCACCACCCAACCGCTGCTCAAGGCGGCGATGGTGGTTCTCCGCAAGAATTGGCCGCAGCCCATTCAGTTCGACAAGCTCCGCGAAGAAGCCCGCACCCTGCTGGGTGGCAACGCATCGACCGAACAAGTGGCCAAGGATCAGCAACTGCTCGCCGTTGGCCTGCTGAACTGCTACATGGGTTCGGATCTGATCGAACTGCACACCCATCAGCCGACCTTCACCCGCGAACCGGGCGACAAGCCGATTGTCAGCCCGTTGGCGCGACTGCAAGCCGCCACTGGCCCAGCCGTCACCAACCGCCGTCACGAAGTCGTTCGACTGAACGACCTCGATCGCCAAATCGTGCCGTTGCTGGATGGCAGCATGGACCGAGCCGCCATTCTGGATAAGCTGGTGACACTGGCGAAGTCTGGCGTGTTGACCGTGCAACAAGATAACAACACGCTGACCGACGAAGCCCGCATCCGCGAAGCGATGAAGGGCGTCGTGGATCCCAGCTTGCGTGGGTTGGCCGGGCATGCCCTGCTGATCGCGTAA
- a CDS encoding RNA polymerase sigma factor produces the protein MKALDPLRLCSDEDLVLRLKQGQSEVLGLLIRRYEREIYGYLRRYLGDHHLADDVFQNTFLQLFLKVSQYEAGRPVRPWLYTIATNQAIDALRKHQRQTMVSLDQHAAESADGELRSLLELLESRDSGPLDRSVDRERQSLIQNWIDRLPDFLRQVVHLAYYQGLKYREIADQLQIPVGTVKSRLHTALLKLQESGSPIGSLPEL, from the coding sequence GTGAAGGCGCTCGATCCGCTACGGCTGTGTTCCGATGAAGACCTTGTCCTGCGACTCAAGCAAGGACAATCGGAAGTGCTCGGCCTGTTGATCCGCCGATACGAACGCGAAATCTACGGCTACCTGCGCCGTTATCTCGGCGATCACCACCTCGCGGACGACGTGTTTCAAAACACCTTCCTGCAACTCTTCCTGAAAGTCAGCCAATACGAAGCCGGTCGCCCCGTGCGCCCGTGGCTCTATACCATCGCCACCAACCAGGCCATTGATGCCCTGCGAAAGCATCAACGGCAAACGATGGTCTCGCTCGATCAACACGCGGCAGAATCTGCGGACGGTGAATTACGCAGCCTGCTCGAATTACTCGAATCTCGGGATTCTGGCCCACTTGACCGATCCGTCGATCGAGAACGCCAATCGCTCATCCAAAATTGGATTGACCGCCTTCCCGATTTTCTCCGCCAGGTAGTTCATCTTGCATACTACCAAGGTTTAAAATATCGTGAGATCGCCGACCAACTGCAAATTCCGGTCGGAACTGTGAAATCCCGATTACATACCGCCCTGCTCAAATTGCAGGAGTCGGGCAGCCCCATTGGTTCGTTGCCGGAGTTGTGA
- the gatB gene encoding Asp-tRNA(Asn)/Glu-tRNA(Gln) amidotransferase subunit GatB has product MADPYRILVGLEVHVQLLTKTKLFCGCSTLFGLPPNSATCPVCLGMPGSLPVMNRKAFKLAMRGAIALNCEIAHFTKWDRKNYYYPDLPKNYQISQYDLPFSSEGYLEIRTENGPKKVGIIRAHLEEDAGKSMHDESGRGGDTKVDLNRTGTPLIEIVSKPEINTPEEARAYLEELRLMLRELGVSDCEMQQGSLRCDANVNVLIPQPDGSTIATGIVEVKNLNSIRSVERAIRYEAKRQYDEYAETNDRFVPGQKETRGWDDALGRTWVQRRKEDAADYRYFPEPDLVPVIVTPQMIEAERAEMGELPSEQRVRLQQPPYGLSEYDADVIASQGRKTVAYFESVAKLSGDPKVASNWITNDVLASLKDLKVEIDEFPISAERMGGLVAELVKTGLNKQRAREVYAEMLASQEEAAAIIAKLGFKTVADEGQLREIIRAAIAKNPKAVADFKGGKVKAADAIKGAVMKETKGMAKMEMVQQLLLQELENA; this is encoded by the coding sequence ATGGCTGACCCGTATCGCATTCTCGTCGGGCTGGAAGTTCACGTCCAACTGCTCACCAAGACGAAATTATTCTGTGGCTGCAGCACCCTGTTTGGGTTGCCGCCCAATTCCGCGACATGCCCCGTCTGCCTGGGGATGCCCGGATCGCTGCCAGTGATGAATCGCAAGGCGTTCAAGCTGGCAATGCGTGGGGCGATTGCCCTGAATTGCGAGATTGCCCACTTTACCAAGTGGGACCGCAAGAATTATTACTACCCGGATTTGCCTAAGAATTATCAGATCTCGCAGTATGATCTCCCGTTCAGTTCCGAAGGATATTTGGAAATTCGGACGGAGAATGGGCCGAAGAAGGTCGGCATCATTCGGGCGCACTTGGAAGAAGATGCTGGCAAGTCGATGCACGATGAATCCGGTCGCGGCGGGGATACCAAAGTGGATCTCAACCGGACTGGGACGCCGCTCATCGAAATCGTCTCCAAGCCCGAAATCAACACCCCGGAAGAAGCGCGGGCGTATCTGGAAGAGTTGCGGCTGATGCTGCGTGAGCTGGGCGTTTCGGACTGCGAAATGCAGCAGGGATCGCTGCGGTGCGATGCCAACGTCAACGTGCTGATTCCGCAGCCGGATGGCTCGACGATTGCGACGGGGATTGTTGAGGTCAAGAACCTCAACAGCATTCGCTCGGTGGAGCGGGCGATTCGCTACGAGGCCAAACGCCAATACGATGAATATGCCGAGACGAACGATCGGTTCGTTCCCGGTCAGAAGGAAACGCGGGGTTGGGATGATGCACTGGGCCGCACGTGGGTCCAACGTCGGAAAGAAGATGCGGCGGATTATCGCTACTTCCCCGAGCCGGACTTGGTGCCGGTGATCGTCACGCCGCAGATGATTGAGGCGGAACGCGCGGAGATGGGCGAATTGCCGTCGGAACAACGGGTTCGCTTGCAGCAGCCGCCGTATGGATTGTCGGAATATGATGCGGACGTGATTGCATCGCAAGGCCGGAAGACGGTCGCGTATTTCGAGTCGGTCGCAAAATTGTCCGGCGATCCGAAGGTAGCCAGCAACTGGATTACCAACGATGTGTTGGCCTCGCTGAAGGATTTGAAGGTCGAGATTGACGAGTTCCCGATCTCGGCAGAGCGGATGGGTGGGCTGGTTGCTGAGCTGGTGAAGACTGGATTGAACAAGCAGCGTGCCCGCGAAGTGTACGCTGAGATGCTGGCCTCGCAAGAGGAAGCGGCGGCGATCATTGCCAAGCTCGGCTTCAAGACGGTGGCAGATGAAGGGCAGCTTCGCGAGATTATTCGCGCGGCCATTGCCAAGAATCCGAAGGCGGTTGCGGACTTCAAGGGCGGGAAGGTGAAGGCCGCCGACGCGATCAAAGGTGCGGTGATGAAGGAAACCAAGGGGATGGCCAAGATGGAAATGGTGCAACAACTGCTGCTGCAGGAGTTGGAGAACGCCTAA
- a CDS encoding SdrD B-like domain-containing protein: MTSSRLQRWMRAFLQSPRSRRYHQPATPMLELQGLEDRSVPAVFTVTNVLDSGTGSLRDAMDQANATPGFDRIQFAIPTDPSIGARFSIRLATGLPVLTDPSGVAIDATTQPGYAAAGNVPIIEITGSTIFATGQGNKSGFELGPTSANNMIRGFIINGMPVAGIHINGSDNNIIVGNYIGTDINGFTGTDKTLATRPNLVQVLVANGATNNIIGGTVDLAGNPLVDAGGRVIGGTIDTNRNVLSNTPTPLQLDSQINPSYASGPGVRLQDVGTTSNLIQGNYIGTAADGKTALPNIVGIEVINGADGNVIGNPLRSDLQNLITFNRNDGIRVAPTPYPISASFYKGLFPTTYDGSFTPRYFTWNAPIIELVNGSNSFGSGGPGTVLIINGTDLTSTQTVKLGGVVVPFEVLSDTRVRITVTDNVPVGDQTLTLATVGGTVTSTASFTVEIPVAPVSLGVTNNPTAQRGQTITVTGFGLTATNKVQIDGVDVDLSTLNIISDSRIEFIVPVGVVNGPNVLEVFTAAGSATTFLTITPTPVPDIGNFLARTGPAGTEITIFADETLPFNQRVGMFWTTSKVTIAGVEAKSFEIDPTGERLRVIVPNVVAGSSGFVEVFTAGGNDDTSDLPLANQKFTFTASAAPVINTFTPGGVVGSTIGIGGSGLLFTTGILFNGLAVNPADIEVISDTFVRVKVPLNATSGVLTLQTPFGTATTNLLTNPSFSVIAPPIPTIPSFEQAATGPIGTLVRLNGTNVRGVSRIIISRYDPFSPSGREVGFGGYNNLAVIAPYNSVTNPEGFRLIPVTDPFGAIVDYDLVFRIPNTPELQGVFGEVMFTVIAPGTTPSALGSLTSINGLSAPERPPGYDQLGPNGQTFNRGQSSNSYIEVNTDSFVTVNLGERFVLTPAPLPTINTLSSGTVVRGNEPNFHNEYFRVDLNNLASGTSTNGIMTITGTGFTGTTEILFNDVGGINDQTTKFFQVISDNEVRVIVPDSLTVGTNYIVELETPAGTAVAGSSISVNGIGGAPVLTTASVSLAGIIPGAHFTFNGQRFTNTQQVVFAGGLQARFKVLSDTQLLVEVPEYATGAEFPLADQIVTVTNLEGSTAFGNKATIAKHSKVDFADQNAIREIDSGNFSAITSAQIGQRIALLFDLDITSAIAPNSVTFTTVFNGQINGIDPVIAQNKRAIFVTVPEGAIGGLTVRTVDGSATQALAIDAYPAPNILPVANNILGSPVDTRVYANSIFRNGTQPNNGITFYNGAQDPNQLQPDRISDLLDLDGGPNRGQNYPLLQISQSSFDRTEIPTAMVTRPFRTYRIDYYINAAAEVGLNQRIGQTYIGSATITTDAQGNGSTKFVIDRFAGKSAPFPVNTPITATATDLTPGLIFSDGILRPNSDGTSRYSDVRLVTASTGTISGFKFDDLNANGILDPGEPGLAGWTIQLDLDNNGTIDATTITSSTGAYSFGPTTPGFGGLGLPNGTHAVSEVLQTGWRQTAAPGLITIINGETRADNNFLNTTQGVVPPPPVVPPATISGIKVNDLNGNGTLDTGEVGLAGWTIQLDINNDGTIDATTVTDATGAYSFANVPDGTHKLSEVLQTGWQIIRLPGAAADGVVSIVSAGGLADQNFFNQVVQTPPNPPVPPNPPVPPGFVPPVYLTQSGSAGIITGYSVDENGRSTASSSYQPFGAFSGEIRVASGDVNGDGIEDIITGAGPGGGPRVTVFSGRDGSVLRDFFAYEARFTGGVLVAAADFNGDGLVELVVGADLGGGSRVRIFDGASNKAIADFFAYEETFLGGVRVGAGDVNGDGTPDLITGAGFGGGPRVTVFDGKELAAGAGANTRRLADFFAFEQTQRDGVYVAAGDVNDDGRFDVVVGAGPGGGPRVAVFDAANLVVNGIPSTLLNFFAFNPNWRTGVRVATAQLNSDDNWDLIIGAGPGHGNLVKTYATGVNQGNTSTPTLLDEFYANNDLLSLSGVWVG; this comes from the coding sequence ATGACCTCGTCTCGCCTGCAACGCTGGATGAGGGCGTTCCTCCAGAGCCCTCGTTCGCGTCGGTATCATCAACCCGCCACCCCGATGCTGGAGCTGCAGGGGTTGGAAGATCGCTCGGTGCCAGCGGTCTTCACGGTCACCAACGTGCTGGATTCCGGTACCGGTTCGTTGCGAGATGCGATGGACCAGGCGAACGCCACGCCGGGCTTCGATCGCATCCAATTTGCGATTCCGACCGACCCGTCGATTGGTGCGCGGTTCAGCATCCGCTTGGCCACCGGCCTGCCGGTGCTGACGGATCCCTCGGGTGTGGCGATTGATGCCACCACTCAGCCGGGCTACGCCGCGGCGGGCAATGTGCCCATCATCGAAATCACTGGCTCGACGATTTTCGCCACGGGGCAGGGGAACAAGAGCGGCTTCGAGCTCGGCCCCACCTCGGCGAACAATATGATTCGCGGGTTTATCATCAACGGGATGCCGGTCGCGGGCATTCATATCAACGGTTCCGACAACAACATCATCGTCGGCAACTACATCGGCACGGATATCAACGGGTTCACGGGAACCGACAAGACGCTGGCCACTCGGCCGAACTTGGTGCAAGTTTTGGTTGCCAACGGCGCCACCAACAACATCATCGGCGGTACGGTGGATCTGGCGGGCAATCCGCTGGTCGATGCGGGCGGGCGAGTCATTGGCGGCACCATCGACACCAACCGTAACGTGTTGTCGAACACGCCGACTCCGCTGCAACTCGATTCGCAAATCAATCCCAGCTATGCGTCTGGCCCCGGTGTGCGGCTTCAGGATGTGGGCACGACCAGCAACCTGATTCAGGGCAACTACATCGGCACGGCAGCGGACGGCAAGACGGCGTTGCCGAACATCGTCGGCATCGAAGTCATCAACGGGGCCGACGGCAACGTCATCGGTAACCCGCTGCGGTCGGATCTGCAAAACCTGATTACCTTCAACCGCAACGACGGGATTCGCGTTGCCCCCACGCCGTACCCGATCTCGGCGAGCTTCTACAAGGGGCTGTTCCCGACGACGTACGATGGCTCGTTCACGCCGCGTTACTTCACGTGGAATGCACCAATCATCGAATTGGTCAACGGGTCGAACTCGTTCGGCAGTGGTGGTCCCGGTACGGTGCTCATCATCAATGGTACCGACCTGACCAGCACGCAAACCGTGAAGCTGGGTGGCGTGGTGGTGCCCTTCGAGGTGCTGTCCGACACTCGAGTTCGCATCACAGTCACGGACAATGTCCCGGTTGGCGATCAGACCCTGACGCTGGCTACCGTTGGTGGAACCGTCACCAGTACGGCATCGTTCACAGTGGAAATCCCGGTGGCTCCGGTTTCGCTGGGGGTGACGAACAACCCGACCGCACAACGCGGGCAGACGATTACCGTCACCGGCTTCGGTCTGACGGCGACGAACAAAGTTCAAATTGACGGGGTGGATGTCGATCTGTCGACGCTGAACATTATCAGTGATTCGCGGATCGAGTTCATTGTTCCGGTCGGTGTGGTCAACGGGCCAAACGTCCTGGAAGTGTTCACCGCCGCCGGCTCCGCAACGACATTCTTGACGATCACACCGACGCCCGTGCCGGATATTGGAAACTTCCTGGCACGAACCGGCCCGGCAGGTACGGAAATCACCATTTTCGCGGATGAAACGCTCCCGTTCAATCAGCGGGTGGGGATGTTCTGGACGACCAGCAAGGTCACCATTGCTGGCGTCGAAGCGAAGTCATTCGAGATTGATCCCACGGGTGAACGGCTGCGGGTGATCGTCCCGAATGTGGTTGCAGGCTCCAGCGGCTTCGTCGAAGTCTTCACCGCAGGCGGCAACGACGATACGTCGGATCTGCCGCTGGCGAATCAGAAATTCACCTTTACGGCATCCGCCGCGCCGGTCATTAACACCTTCACGCCGGGTGGGGTGGTCGGTTCGACCATCGGTATCGGCGGCTCGGGATTGCTGTTTACCACCGGAATTCTGTTCAACGGCTTGGCCGTGAATCCGGCGGATATCGAAGTGATCTCCGATACCTTCGTGCGGGTGAAGGTGCCGCTGAATGCGACCTCCGGCGTGCTGACGCTGCAAACTCCGTTCGGCACGGCAACGACCAATCTGCTGACCAACCCAAGCTTCAGCGTGATTGCTCCGCCGATTCCGACGATTCCCTCATTCGAGCAAGCTGCCACGGGTCCAATTGGGACGCTGGTACGGCTGAACGGGACGAACGTCCGGGGTGTCTCGCGAATCATCATCTCGCGCTATGATCCGTTTTCGCCATCTGGTCGCGAAGTCGGTTTCGGTGGCTACAACAATCTGGCCGTCATTGCTCCGTATAACTCGGTGACTAATCCCGAGGGGTTCCGGCTGATTCCGGTCACCGATCCGTTTGGTGCAATCGTTGACTACGATTTGGTGTTCCGCATTCCGAACACCCCGGAACTCCAAGGCGTGTTCGGCGAAGTCATGTTTACCGTGATTGCGCCCGGAACGACCCCCAGCGCGTTGGGATCGCTGACGAGCATCAACGGGTTGTCGGCCCCTGAACGGCCGCCCGGCTACGATCAGCTTGGACCCAACGGGCAGACGTTCAATCGGGGGCAATCTTCCAACTCGTACATCGAAGTCAACACCGATTCATTTGTGACGGTGAACTTGGGTGAGCGATTTGTGCTGACTCCGGCGCCGCTGCCGACCATCAATACCCTTTCCAGTGGTACGGTGGTGCGTGGAAATGAGCCGAATTTCCACAACGAATACTTCCGCGTGGATCTGAATAATCTCGCTTCCGGGACTTCCACGAACGGGATTATGACGATCACCGGTACCGGATTCACCGGCACCACGGAGATTCTGTTTAACGATGTGGGTGGCATTAACGACCAAACCACGAAGTTCTTCCAGGTCATCTCGGATAACGAAGTACGGGTGATTGTCCCAGATTCGTTGACTGTGGGAACGAACTACATCGTCGAACTGGAAACACCGGCTGGAACGGCAGTTGCGGGGAGCTCGATCTCCGTCAACGGCATCGGTGGCGCTCCGGTTCTGACGACGGCAAGTGTCTCGCTGGCTGGGATCATTCCCGGGGCGCATTTCACCTTCAACGGGCAGCGGTTCACCAACACGCAGCAAGTGGTCTTCGCGGGTGGCTTGCAAGCCCGCTTCAAGGTGCTCAGCGATACGCAATTGCTCGTGGAAGTGCCGGAATATGCCACTGGGGCAGAGTTCCCGTTGGCCGATCAGATCGTCACGGTCACCAACTTGGAAGGCTCGACCGCGTTTGGCAACAAGGCGACGATCGCCAAGCATTCCAAGGTCGATTTCGCCGATCAGAATGCCATCCGCGAAATCGATTCGGGCAACTTCTCGGCCATCACCAGTGCCCAAATCGGGCAACGGATTGCCTTGCTGTTCGATCTGGACATCACCTCGGCGATTGCTCCGAACTCGGTGACGTTCACGACCGTTTTCAACGGGCAGATCAACGGGATTGACCCGGTGATTGCCCAGAACAAACGAGCGATCTTCGTCACCGTGCCCGAAGGCGCGATTGGTGGATTGACCGTGCGGACGGTGGATGGCAGCGCAACCCAAGCGTTGGCGATTGACGCTTACCCCGCGCCGAACATTCTGCCGGTGGCGAACAATATTTTGGGTAGCCCAGTCGATACCCGAGTATATGCCAACAGTATTTTCCGCAACGGAACGCAGCCGAACAACGGCATCACGTTCTACAACGGGGCACAAGATCCCAACCAACTCCAACCGGATCGGATCTCCGACTTGTTGGACTTGGATGGTGGACCGAACCGCGGTCAGAACTATCCGTTGTTGCAGATTTCGCAGTCGTCGTTCGATCGGACGGAAATCCCGACGGCGATGGTCACCCGACCATTCCGCACCTACCGCATCGATTACTACATCAACGCGGCCGCGGAAGTTGGCCTGAACCAACGCATCGGGCAGACCTACATCGGATCGGCGACGATCACGACGGATGCCCAAGGGAACGGTTCGACCAAGTTCGTGATCGATCGCTTTGCCGGGAAGTCGGCTCCGTTCCCCGTGAACACGCCGATCACCGCGACAGCGACCGACTTGACGCCGGGCTTGATCTTCTCGGATGGCATCCTGCGACCGAACTCAGACGGGACTTCCCGATACTCCGATGTCCGTCTGGTGACGGCATCGACTGGGACGATCTCCGGCTTCAAGTTCGATGATTTGAATGCCAACGGGATTCTCGATCCGGGCGAACCGGGATTAGCGGGTTGGACGATCCAACTGGATTTGGACAACAACGGCACCATCGACGCGACTACGATCACCAGTTCGACCGGGGCGTATTCGTTCGGTCCGACCACTCCGGGATTCGGTGGGCTGGGTCTGCCCAACGGCACGCACGCGGTCAGCGAAGTGCTGCAAACCGGCTGGCGGCAAACGGCGGCTCCGGGATTGATTACGATCATCAACGGGGAAACCCGCGCCGACAACAACTTCTTGAACACCACGCAAGGGGTTGTTCCGCCTCCGCCAGTGGTCCCGCCTGCGACCATCAGCGGGATCAAGGTCAACGACCTGAACGGCAACGGCACGCTCGACACCGGCGAAGTGGGGCTGGCGGGTTGGACCATCCAACTCGACATCAACAACGATGGAACCATCGATGCGACCACGGTGACGGATGCGACGGGGGCATACTCCTTCGCGAATGTCCCGGATGGCACGCACAAGCTGTCGGAAGTGCTGCAAACGGGCTGGCAGATCATCCGATTGCCGGGCGCCGCAGCCGACGGGGTGGTCTCGATCGTCAGCGCGGGTGGTCTGGCCGATCAGAACTTCTTCAATCAAGTGGTTCAGACGCCGCCAAATCCGCCGGTTCCGCCGAATCCGCCGGTTCCGCCCGGTTTCGTGCCGCCGGTCTACCTCACGCAGTCCGGCAGTGCGGGCATCATCACCGGTTATTCCGTGGATGAAAATGGTCGCTCGACGGCAAGTTCGTCGTATCAGCCGTTCGGTGCCTTCTCGGGTGAAATCCGAGTCGCGTCGGGCGATGTCAACGGCGACGGCATCGAAGACATCATCACTGGGGCCGGTCCGGGTGGTGGTCCGCGCGTCACGGTCTTCAGTGGCCGCGATGGATCGGTTCTGCGAGACTTCTTCGCTTACGAAGCGCGGTTCACCGGCGGCGTGCTCGTCGCAGCGGCCGACTTCAACGGCGATGGTCTGGTGGAACTGGTCGTTGGGGCAGACTTGGGCGGTGGTTCGCGGGTGCGAATCTTCGACGGTGCCAGCAACAAGGCCATTGCCGACTTCTTCGCCTACGAGGAAACCTTCCTCGGTGGCGTGCGAGTTGGGGCGGGCGATGTCAACGGCGATGGTACCCCGGACTTAATCACGGGTGCCGGTTTCGGTGGTGGTCCGCGGGTGACCGTGTTCGACGGGAAGGAACTCGCCGCGGGAGCGGGAGCGAACACCCGACGACTCGCCGACTTCTTCGCCTTCGAGCAAACGCAACGCGATGGCGTCTATGTCGCCGCGGGCGATGTCAACGACGATGGCCGCTTTGATGTGGTCGTCGGAGCTGGTCCGGGTGGCGGTCCGCGGGTGGCGGTCTTCGATGCTGCCAATCTCGTGGTCAACGGCATCCCATCCACGCTGTTGAACTTCTTCGCCTTCAATCCGAACTGGCGAACGGGTGTTCGAGTGGCGACGGCGCAACTCAACTCCGACGATAACTGGGATCTCATCATCGGTGCTGGCCCCGGCCATGGGAACTTGGTCAAGACCTATGCCACCGGTGTGAACCAAGGCAACACCTCGACCCCGACGCTGTTGGATGAGTTCTACGCCAACAACGATCTGCTCAGCCTGAGCGGGGTGTGGGTCGGCTAA